From the Oleiphilus messinensis genome, one window contains:
- the modB gene encoding molybdate ABC transporter permease subunit, with protein MLSAADLDTIGLTLRLAFTVTLLLLIIGTPIAWWLARSNSWWKGPVSAIVALPLVLPPTVIGFYLLIAMSPDGVIGQITSFMGLGTLPFTFWGLVTGSIFYSLPFVVQPIQNSIEAMGNRPLEVAATLRAGPWDRFFTVVVPMAKSGFLTASILGFAHTVGEFGMVLMIGGNIPGETRLVSVQIYDYVETIDYESAHKLSAIMLLFSFTVLLVLYGSQRKQRQLLNL; from the coding sequence ATGCTCTCCGCTGCAGACCTCGATACAATCGGATTAACTCTAAGGCTGGCGTTTACCGTCACCCTGCTGTTGCTGATTATTGGAACCCCAATTGCGTGGTGGCTCGCACGCTCAAACTCGTGGTGGAAAGGACCTGTAAGTGCCATTGTGGCTTTACCGTTAGTTTTGCCACCCACGGTGATTGGTTTTTACCTGCTGATCGCGATGAGTCCCGACGGCGTTATCGGTCAGATTACATCTTTTATGGGATTGGGCACGCTACCGTTTACATTTTGGGGGCTTGTGACCGGGTCTATTTTCTATTCTTTGCCCTTTGTTGTACAGCCGATCCAGAATTCGATAGAAGCAATGGGGAATCGCCCACTAGAAGTCGCCGCGACATTGCGAGCTGGACCCTGGGATCGTTTTTTTACTGTTGTGGTGCCTATGGCCAAGTCCGGCTTTTTGACGGCTTCAATTCTGGGATTTGCCCACACTGTTGGCGAATTCGGCATGGTGTTGATGATCGGTGGTAACATTCCTGGTGAAACACGCCTGGTCTCGGTTCAAATTTATGATTATGTTGAAACGATTGATTACGAGAGTGCACACAAGCTTTCTGCCATCATGCTCTTGTTCTCTTTCACTGTATTACTCGTGTTGTATGGGTCTCAACGGAAACAACGACAGTTACTTAATCTATGA